One window of Daphnia carinata strain CSIRO-1 chromosome 7, CSIRO_AGI_Dcar_HiC_V3, whole genome shotgun sequence genomic DNA carries:
- the LOC130694386 gene encoding nucleoside hydrolase-like has translation MAKKMIVDCDAGMDDASALFLATKAHKVGVLELVAITTTHGNTTLNNVVRNVARTLTTANLNQIPIYRGAHTSLVEPVVMDDPFHGSDGFGDSNHDEEPDLRNVQKEHAVNALVRLVKENPNEMTVVALGPLTNLALAMRLDDQFASNLKELYIMGGNVEGIGNITVSAEFNFHCDPEAAYIVLQNTKCPTYIASWELCLHRAKLDWDWRINTYGGVDSPQCRLMNKIEAQIIARKYFDTYIVCDQLAVAAAIDPRYVTQQSLHYATVELSGNYTRGQMVVDYGKKIVGKTPNVYLIDRVDIELFKKMMLWSLDDPSVDYTPPTE, from the exons atGGCGAAAAAGATGATTGTTGATTGCGATGCTGGCATGGACGACGCCAGTGCTTTATTTTTAGCAACCAAAGCTCACAAAGTCGGAGTATTGGAGCTTGTTGCCATAACAACGACGCACGGCAACACtactct AAATAATGTTGTAAGGAATGTAGCAAGGACTCTAACAACTGCCAACCTGAATCAA ATCCCAATTTATAGGGGCGCGCACACGTCCCTCGTCGAACCAGTTGTTATGGATGACCCGTTTCACGGAAGCGATGGATTCGGCGACAGCAATCACGACGAAGAACCTGACTTGCGAAATGTCCAGAAAGAACACGCTGTAAACGCCCTTGTTCGTTTGGTCAAGGAAAATCCaa ATGAAATGACCGTCGTAGCTTTGGGTCCACTAACGAATTTAGCATTAGCAATGCGTCTGGATGATCAGTTTGCTTCTAATTTGAAGGAACTCTACATAATGGGTGGCAACGTCGAGG GAATTGGTAACATCACCGTGTCGGCcgaattcaattttcattgcGATCCAGAGGCGGCGTACATCGTCttacaaaacacaaaatgcCCGACTTACATTGCCAGCTGGGAATTATGTTTACACAGGGCCAAATTGGATTGG GATTGGAGGATCAATACTTACGGTGGAGTTGACAGTCCGCAGTGTCGGCTGATGAACAAAATCGAAGCGCAGATTATAGCTCGAAAATATTTCGACACTTACAT agTCTGTGACCAGTTGGCCGTGGCCGCTGCCATCGACCCTCGGTATGTGACACAGCAATCGTTGCATTACGCTACGGTAGAGTTGAGTGGCAACTACACACGCGGACAGATGGTCGTCGACTATGGCAAAAAGATTGTCGGAAAGACGCCCAATGTCTATTTGATCGATCGTGTCGACATTGAACTCTTTAAGAAAATGATGCTGTGGTCCTTGGACGACCCGTCTGTCGATTATACGCCACCAACAGAGTGA
- the LOC132087706 gene encoding probable ATP-dependent RNA helicase DDX28, producing MEAFMFTKTLRLFQGNRFLSTVSKPVVTIPFKWQKKLTKDLNKKQEQDRLKASHQGNTKVCIVSCKNTKLNHYSGQSYGKFDKVPLASRTWGHREANGDYFAINSQGPNPSILRNEECDFSLLDLNEPLIENLTAMGCTKPTLIQKLATKAVLRGENSLIAAETGSGKTISYLAPIIQNILDYKSSNSVADEPLDQSLNAPLALVITPGRELCEQISNVGESLVTNLPIKSKCVTGGRLKRDMLNADYQEVDILFATFGAISKLTTNRIFRLDQLKHLVLDEADTLLDDSFNEKLTYFLRKLPLQSTRPTGVIQGVQTIMVSATVPRSAEEILSQVIPYGSFTKLTTENLHRLQPHVPQKFMRLSHLDKPTRLLELVKKDVSRKLPVIVFSNRSDRCDWVSMFLNENGVSCVNLNGNMAEHLRNGRFEEFRSGRQLVLSCTDVVSRGLDTTSAHQVINYDVPTNISDYIHRCGRIGRVGHQATGIITTFVCHPTEADLVQKIEYAARRTHNDELPNVNANIKRLITNQVLKKHEQRVLLN from the exons ATGGAAGCATTTATGTTTACGAAGACGCTGAGATTATTTCAGGGTAATCGTTTTCTGTCAACAGTTTCAAAGCCTGTTGTCACAATTCCATTcaaatggcaaaagaaattgacCAAAGATCTGAACAAAAAGCAAGAACAGGATAGATTAAAGGCATCCCATCAAGGCAATACAAAA GTATGCATAGTTTCCtgcaaaaatacaaaactgAACCATTACTCAGGGCAATCCTATGG GAAATTTGACAAAGTACCTTTGGCATCAAGAACTTGGGGCCATCGGGAAGCAAATGGAGATTACTTTGCTATAAACAGCCAAGGACCAAACCCTTCCATACTACGAAATGAAGAGTGTGATTTTAGCTTACTGGATTTAAATGAACCCTTAATTGAAAATCTTACTGCTATGGGATGTACTAAGCCTACCCTTATCCAAAAACTGGCAACAAAAGCAGTTCTTAGAGGGGAAAACTCACTAATAGCTGCTGAAACAGGCAGTGGAAAGACAATAAGTTATCTAGCCCCAATCATTCAAAACATACTCGATTACAAAAGTTCGAATAGTGTTGCCGATGAGCCATTAGATCAATCGCTAAATGCACCTTTAGCGCTTGTAATTACCCCTGGCCGCGAGCTATGCGAACAGATAAGTAATGTTGGCGAGTCCCTAGTGACAAATCTaccaatcaaatcaaaatgcgTCACTGGAGGACGATTAAAGAGAGATATGCTAAATGCCGATTACCAGGAAGTTGACATTCTGTTTGCCACGTTTGGTGCTATCAGCAAACTGACGACCAACCGCATTTTTCGCCTGGACCAGCTGAAACATCTTGTGCTGGACGAAGCAGATACTCTGCTGGATGATTCTTTTAACGAAAAACTTACTTACTTTCTTCGCAAACTACCTCTCCAATCTACACGCCCTACCGGGGTTATCCAAGGTGTACAGACGATAATGGTGAGCGCCACGGTACCTCGTAGCGCTGAAGAAATTCTGTCACAGGTTATTCCATATGGCAGTTTTACCAAACTTACTACCGAAAATCTGCATCGCCTCCAACCCCATGTTCCTCAAAAATTCATGCGGCTTTCTCATCTTGACAAGCCGACCCGCCTTTTGGAATTAGTGAAAAAAGACGTTTCTCGTAAACTGCCAGTGATCGTCTTCAGCAACAGATCTGATCGTTGTGATTGGGTGTCAATGTTCCTGAATGAAAATGGCGTTTCTTGCGTAAACCTCAACGGTAACATGGCCGAACATCTCCGGAATGGTCGTTTCGAAGAATTTCGTTCTGGTCGACAGTTGGTGCTCAGTTGTACGGACGTCGTTTCGCGTGGTCTAGACACAACGAGTGCCCATCAAGTCATCAATTACGATGTTCCAACAAACATCAGCGACTATATTCATCGATGTGGCCGAATCGGACGTGTAGGTCATCAGGCCACAGGAATTATTACCACCTTCGTGTGCCACCCGACGGAAGCGGACCTCGTACAGAAAATAGAATATGCAGCCCGCAGAACCCATAATGACGAATTGCCAAACGTCAACGCTAATATCAAGCGCCTAATCACCAACCAAGTGTTGAAAAAACATGAACAGAGGGTTTTGTTGAATTGA
- the LOC130694406 gene encoding enhancer of rudimentary homolog, whose translation MSHTILLVQPGPKPETRTYSDYESVNECMEGVCKIYEEHLKRLNPNTPSITYDISQLFDFIDQLTDLSCLVYQKISNTYAPYNKDWIKEKIYILLRRQAAKAP comes from the exons ATG TCTCATACAATCTTGCTAGTCCAACCCGGACCCAAGCCGGAGACGAGAACATATTCCGACTATGAGTCGGTAAACGAATGTATGGAAGGAGTTTGCAAGATTTATGAAGAACATTTGAAGAGACTGAATCCCAACACTCCAAGCATTACATACGACATCAGTCAACTGTTTGATTTCATTGATCAGTTGACCGATCTCTCCTGCCTAGT GTACCAAAAGATCAGCAATACTTATGCTCCTTACAACAAGGACTggatcaaagaaaaaatctacATTCTGTTGAGGCGCCAAGCAGCTAAAGCTCCATAA
- the LOC130694397 gene encoding transmembrane protein 267-like has protein sequence MTESKRMWELWSLDYLKTKLDVKSTINLFLIPVIALTGDTAIGYIYHYESLILNCFVDSATHFMIASFSWNYVGNLSINKRSHMFAVFMCGLLASLIDIDHFIAVGTMDLQVATRLLHRPLLHCTTVLSAVAVLLALLSIKIHSIPYLKLSLIITTAVWTHHWRDGYRRGIWICPIGSTPPYGYVLYLVGLIALPLGLHFILRFTSELVQKAKNQDLQQVYLI, from the exons ATGACAGAGAGTAAAAGGATGTGGGAACTATGGTCGCTTGATTACCTGAAGACAAAACTAGACGTTAAAAGCACCATAAACCTTTTCCTAATTCCTGTCATAGCTCTAACTGGCGATACAGCTATTGGTTACATATATCATTACGAATCCttaattttaaattgcttTGTTGATAGTGCAACTCATTTCATGATAGCATCATTTTCGTGGAACTATGTGGGAAACTTATCCATTAATAAAAGGTCCCACATGTTTGCTGTTTTTATGTGTGGCCTGCTTGCTTCCCTAATTGATATAGATCATTTTATAGCAGTAGGGACCATGGATCTCCAA GTAGCCACAAGATTACTTCACAGACCATTATTGCATTGCACAACTGTGCTTTCAGCTGTTGCTGTTCTATTAGCATTGCTTTCTATCAAAATCCATTCCATCCCTTATCTGAAACTATCTTTGATAATAACAACTGCAGTCTGGACACACCACTGGAGGGATGGATATCGGCGCGGAATTTGGATTTGTCCAATCGGTTCTACTCCACCGTATGGGTACGTCCTGTACCTCGTCGGTCTCATAGCTCTGCCTTTGGGTTTACACTTTATATTGCGGTTTACCAGTGAACTAGTCCAAAAAGCCAAGAATCAAGACCTACAGCAAGTTTACTTAATATAA
- the LOC130694398 gene encoding peroxiredoxin-6-like — translation MIKLGDVFPDFKAETSRGPIQFHEWLGDSWGLLFSHPADFTPVCTTELGRVAQLQGKFEEKNVKLIALSCDGVDTHRKWIEDIKAYSKIEKFAYPIIADEKRELAHLLGMIDPDEKDAAGIPLTCRAVFFIGPDKKLKLSLLYPATTGRNFDEILRAIDSVQLTARYRVATPADWQHGTYCMVLPTVGDDELETLFPKGVEKLAMPSGKDYLRMTPCPEKE, via the exons ATGATTAAGCTGGGTGACGTTTTTCCTGACTTCAAGGCCGAAACCTCTCGAGGACCGATTCAGTTCCATGAATGGCTGGGAGATTC CTGGGGACTCCTATTTTCCCATCCTGCTGATTTTACACCTGTGTGTACCACAGAACTCGGAAGAGTTGCTCAGCTTCagggaaaatttgaagaaaaaaatgttaagctGATAGCACTTTCCTGTGATGGAGTTGATACCCATCGAAAATGGATTGAAGATATTAAAGCATAttccaaaatagaaaaatttgcTTACCCAATTATAGCGGATGAGAAAAGGGAACTAGCTCATCTACTTGGAATGATCGATCCTGATGAGAAGGATGCTGCTGGAATACCCTTAACTTGCCGAGCAGTATTCTTTATTGGGCCAGACAAGAAACTGAAGTTGTCGCTGCTTTATCCAGCAACAACAGGGCGCAATTTTGA TGAAATTTTACGGGCAATCGACTCCGTCCAGCTAACAGCCAGATATAGAGTTGCTACCCCGGCGGACTGGCAA caCGGGACATACTGCATGGTATTACCAACAGTGGGAGACGACGAGTTAGAAACATTGTTTCCTAAAGGAGTGGAAAAGCTAGCCATGCCATCTGGAAAAGACTACCTACGTATGACACCTTGCCCTGAGAAAGAATGA
- the LOC130694395 gene encoding uncharacterized protein LOC130694395 isoform X1 codes for MDSPDEIKTPDLKACMNFKWTDDLTLQFILYRHERRQMFTKKRNTSRHGWQLILRDMGLAAYVTPYQAQKKWNNLWSKYKLAKRAQAEGPSEEDPNGAWPFFTVLDAIATGKTVAITSPEVAFQVESSEPREEPTDNAIHVNVNAIQVNEGPPSKKSKHDPGMSHTINPIQWDGEPEDHKQQVIELLQANLQQLDEVRQSIETQGQAIVSMLSQLIGVISCGNKPMPTNSGSSRIDEAITATIREIGIPQENT; via the exons ATGGATTCTccagatgaaatcaaaactcCAGATTTAAAGGCCTGCatgaatttcaaat GGACAGATGATTTAACTTTACAGTTTATCTTATATCGTCATGAACGTCGTCAAATGTTTACCAAGAAACGCAATACATCGCGTCACGGCTGGCA GTTGATTCTGAGAGATATGGGTCTAGCAGCATATGTA ACTCCATATCAAGCacagaagaaatggaacaatcTTTGGTCAAAATATAAGCTAGCTAAAAGAGCTCAG GCTGAAGGACCTTCGGAAGAAGATCCCAATGGAGCATGGCCTTTCTTTACTGTGTTAGATGCAATTGCAACTGGAAAGACGGTTGCAATTACAAGCCCCGAAGTTGCATTTCAAGTGGAATCTAGTGAACCTAGAGAAGAACCTACTGACAATGCAATACATGTCAATGTCAATGCCATTCAAGTGAATG agGGACCACCATCAAAGAAATCCAAGCATGATCCAGGAATGTCACATACCATTAATCCAATTCAATGGGATGGAGAACCTGAAGATCATAAACAGCAAGTCATTGAACTTTTGCAGGCAAATCTTCAGCAGCTAGATGAAGTGAGACAATCCATTGAAACACAGG GTCAAGCAATTGTTTCTATGCTCTCACAGTTAATTGGCGTAATCTCGTGTGGTAATAAGCCTATGCCCACCAACTCAGGATCTAGCCGGATAGATGAAGCCATTACGGCCACAATACGGGAAATAGGGATTCCTCAGGAAAACACGTAA
- the LOC130694395 gene encoding uncharacterized protein LOC130694395 isoform X2 → MDSPDEIKTPDLKACMNFKWTDDLTLQFILYRHERRQMFTKKRNTSRHGWQLILRDMGLAAYVTPYQAQKKWNNLWSKYKLAKRAQAEGPSEEDPNGAWPFFTVLDAIATGKTVAITSPEVAFQVESSEPREEPTDNAIHVNVNAIQVNEGPPSKKSKHDPGMSHTINPIQWDGEPEDHKQQVIELLQANLQQLDEVRQSIETQVNWRNLVW, encoded by the exons ATGGATTCTccagatgaaatcaaaactcCAGATTTAAAGGCCTGCatgaatttcaaat GGACAGATGATTTAACTTTACAGTTTATCTTATATCGTCATGAACGTCGTCAAATGTTTACCAAGAAACGCAATACATCGCGTCACGGCTGGCA GTTGATTCTGAGAGATATGGGTCTAGCAGCATATGTA ACTCCATATCAAGCacagaagaaatggaacaatcTTTGGTCAAAATATAAGCTAGCTAAAAGAGCTCAG GCTGAAGGACCTTCGGAAGAAGATCCCAATGGAGCATGGCCTTTCTTTACTGTGTTAGATGCAATTGCAACTGGAAAGACGGTTGCAATTACAAGCCCCGAAGTTGCATTTCAAGTGGAATCTAGTGAACCTAGAGAAGAACCTACTGACAATGCAATACATGTCAATGTCAATGCCATTCAAGTGAATG agGGACCACCATCAAAGAAATCCAAGCATGATCCAGGAATGTCACATACCATTAATCCAATTCAATGGGATGGAGAACCTGAAGATCATAAACAGCAAGTCATTGAACTTTTGCAGGCAAATCTTCAGCAGCTAGATGAAGTGAGACAATCCATTGAAACACAGG TTAATTGGCGTAATCTCGTGTGGTAA